The following are from one region of the Streptomyces decoyicus genome:
- a CDS encoding MarR family winged helix-turn-helix transcriptional regulator, whose translation MTLTSAATLATLDRTGPRRITDLAAVEGVTQPAMTALVRVMEESGLVERRGDASDKRVTLVCLTEAGASYVRKRRQAGVHAFERLIGELTGDEVEALVAALPALKHLAELESQDREGPKQ comes from the coding sequence ATGACCCTGACGTCCGCCGCCACCCTGGCCACCCTGGACCGGACCGGCCCGCGGCGCATCACCGATCTGGCCGCGGTCGAGGGCGTCACCCAGCCCGCGATGACCGCCCTGGTCCGGGTGATGGAGGAGTCCGGCCTGGTCGAGCGGCGGGGCGACGCGTCCGACAAGCGGGTCACGCTGGTGTGCCTGACCGAGGCCGGCGCCTCCTATGTCCGGAAGCGGCGCCAGGCGGGCGTCCACGCGTTCGAGCGGTTGATCGGCGAGCTCACCGGCGACGAGGTCGAGGCGCTGGTGGCGGCCCTTCCGGCGCTGAAGCATCTGGCAGAGCTCGAAAGCCAGGACCGCGAAGGGCCGAAGCAGTGA
- a CDS encoding IS1182 family transposase, whose amino-acid sequence MSLQPRPGAEIPALTVRVARAGNPHGTTAMWIRDRLDGLFSDEDFTAWYPRDGRPGLSPAQPAIVCVLQYALNLSDRQAAEAVRCRIDFKYALGLEPEDPGFHHSVLSDFRDRLAEGDRADRLLVLTLTRIRRAGLLKGRAARDSRPFP is encoded by the coding sequence ATGTCCCTCCAGCCCCGTCCCGGAGCCGAGATCCCGGCGCTGACCGTGCGGGTCGCCCGGGCCGGCAACCCCCACGGCACCACTGCGATGTGGATCCGCGACCGCCTCGACGGCCTGTTCAGCGACGAGGACTTCACCGCCTGGTACCCGCGCGACGGCCGGCCCGGGCTCTCGCCCGCGCAGCCGGCCATCGTCTGCGTGCTGCAGTACGCGTTGAACCTGTCGGACCGCCAGGCCGCCGAGGCGGTGCGCTGCCGCATCGACTTCAAGTACGCCCTCGGCCTGGAGCCGGAAGACCCCGGCTTCCACCACAGCGTGCTGTCCGACTTCCGCGACCGGCTCGCCGAGGGCGACCGCGCCGACCGGCTGCTGGTCCTGACACTGACCCGGATCCGGCGGGCCGGCCTGCTCAAGGGGCGCGCCGCCCGCGACAGTCGACCATTTCCATAA
- a CDS encoding MFS transporter, whose translation MTGQPVGGVAVKAFPVARSEARLLVPALMFIALVVAAVASLGTPLITSVATSFHVSLGSAQWTLTVALLSGAVATPVLGRLGAGPHRRATILATLAVVVAGSALTVLPLPFAWLLAGRAAQGVGLGLTALMMGVARDHLPEERSAAVIALISVVSIIGAGVGYPLAALLAELGGVRAAYGLGLVVTAAALLTAWRSMPEAPEGRSAHVDVAGAVVLAAALLLGLFLAGERNLWSRHLAVAAGLAVVAVVLLCVWAVIELRSTTPLVDVRAVRHPAVAGANLAMFVGGIGMYLLLTLVTRYAQTPHGAGYGFGLTTFLAGLVLIPFSVLGFVAGKLTPRVRTRIADPLLLAGSAVVVGGGFALFAAARSDLAELFAAMGVLGFGVGGFSAAMPGVILAVTPKSETSSAMSFNYVVRSVGYSLGSAIGGLILAAGTGPGHLFPDDSAYTTAALVGIGAMAITTLTSLALARRRSSETNP comes from the coding sequence GTGACCGGGCAGCCGGTCGGCGGGGTCGCGGTGAAGGCGTTCCCGGTGGCGCGTTCCGAGGCGCGGCTGCTGGTCCCCGCCCTGATGTTCATCGCTCTGGTCGTGGCGGCGGTCGCCAGCCTCGGGACGCCGCTCATCACCAGCGTGGCGACCTCGTTCCACGTCTCGCTCGGCAGCGCGCAGTGGACGCTGACCGTCGCGCTGCTCAGCGGCGCCGTCGCCACGCCGGTCCTGGGCCGGCTCGGAGCCGGCCCGCACCGGCGGGCCACGATCCTCGCCACGCTGGCGGTCGTCGTCGCCGGCAGCGCGCTCACCGTGCTGCCGCTGCCGTTCGCGTGGCTGCTGGCCGGCAGGGCGGCCCAGGGCGTCGGGCTCGGGCTGACTGCGCTGATGATGGGCGTGGCCCGGGACCACCTCCCCGAGGAGCGCAGCGCGGCCGTGATCGCCCTGATCTCGGTGGTCTCGATCATCGGGGCCGGCGTCGGCTACCCGCTGGCCGCACTGCTCGCCGAGCTCGGCGGGGTACGGGCCGCCTACGGCCTCGGCCTGGTCGTCACCGCCGCCGCCCTCCTGACCGCGTGGCGCTCCATGCCCGAAGCCCCCGAAGGCCGCTCCGCCCACGTGGACGTGGCAGGCGCGGTCGTCCTGGCCGCTGCGCTGCTCCTGGGGCTGTTCCTCGCCGGCGAACGGAATCTGTGGAGCCGGCACCTCGCCGTGGCGGCGGGCCTCGCCGTCGTCGCGGTGGTGCTGCTCTGCGTCTGGGCCGTCATCGAGCTGCGCAGCACGACGCCCCTGGTCGATGTGCGGGCGGTGCGGCACCCGGCGGTCGCCGGGGCGAACCTCGCCATGTTCGTCGGCGGGATCGGCATGTACCTCCTGCTCACGCTCGTCACCCGGTACGCGCAGACGCCGCACGGCGCCGGCTACGGCTTCGGGCTGACGACCTTCCTCGCCGGGCTGGTTCTCATCCCGTTCTCGGTGCTGGGGTTCGTCGCCGGCAAGCTCACGCCGCGGGTCCGGACGCGGATCGCCGACCCCCTGCTCCTGGCCGGCAGCGCCGTCGTGGTCGGCGGCGGGTTCGCCCTGTTCGCGGCGGCCCGGTCGGACCTGGCCGAACTGTTCGCGGCGATGGGCGTGCTCGGCTTCGGCGTCGGCGGCTTCTCGGCCGCGATGCCCGGCGTCATCCTGGCCGTCACCCCCAAGAGCGAGACGTCGAGCGCCATGAGCTTCAACTACGTCGTCCGCAGCGTCGGGTACTCCCTGGGCAGCGCCATCGGCGGCCTGATCCTCGCCGCGGGCACCGGCCCCGGCCACCTCTTCCCCGACGACAGCGCCTACACCACCGCGGCGCTGGTCGGCATCGGCGCCATGGCGATCACGACGCTGACAAGCCTCGCTCTCGCCCGCCGACGCTCGTCCGAGACCAACCCGTAA